The Corynebacterium mycetoides genome includes the window CGTAATGTCCGCCATGGCTGAGAAGTCAATTGCGGCGGCGCCCTCGTGCCGCTGCGAGGGCGCGACCGTCGTGGCGGGCAACCCGGACGCCCCCGTTGTCGCGCTCGTCGGCGCCCCCAACGCGGGCAAGTCCACGCTGTTTAACGCGCTGACCGGCGCGCGGGTGAAGATGGGCAACTGGCCCGGTACCTCCGTCGAGGTCGCGCGCGGGGTGTGGCGCGCAGGCGAGACCGAATACGCCGTGCTGGACCTCCCGGGCACGTATTCTCTGGATCCGCTGAGCCCCGACGAGGAGCTCACCCGCGAGCTGCTGCTCGGCCACCCGGCGGACGAGCGCCCCGACGTTGTGCTCGTCGCGGTTGACGCCGCCAGCATCGCGCGCGGGCTTTACCTTGCAGCTCAGGTGGCGGAGTACCCCCTGCGGTGCATCGTGGTGCTCACCAAATCGGACGTCGCCGCCGCGCACGGGGCGGAGTACGATGCGACGGAATTGTCGGCGCGGCTGGGGATTCCCGTTGTCGAGGCAGATCCCCGCAGGAAGGAGATCGCCGGGTTACGGGAGGCCGTCGATAAGCAGCTCGCGCACCGGCCGGCAGCCGCCCGCGAGGCGGAGGGGGCAGACGAGCTCGAGCGTGCCGACGCCCGCTTCGCCTGGGTCGACCGCGCCGTCGCCGCCGCCACGGTGCGCAATGAGCCGCGAGCGACGCTCACCGACACCGTGGACCGCTTCGCCCTGCACCCCGTCGCGGGGCCAGTGCTGTTCCTCGCGGCCATGTGGGCCGTCTTCCAGATCACCACGACAGTGGCCGCGCCGCTGCAGGACGCGCTCGACGCGTTCTTCACCGGGCCGGTAACGGGGGTGGCTGAGGCGATCCTCCCGGACGTCGCGTGGCTGCGCGGGCTCGTCATCAACGGGATCATCGGCGGCGTCGGCATGGTGCTGACGTTCGTGCCGCTCATGGCGCTGATGTTCCTGTGCCTGGCGGTGCTCGAGGATTCCGGATACATGGCCCGGGCCGCCGTGGTGGCGGACCGGCTCATGCGCGGAAACGGCCTGCCCGGAAAGGCGTTTATCCCGCTCATCGTGGGTTTCGGCTGCAACGTCCCGGCGATCGCCGCGACGCGCGTGCTGGGGGACCCCCGCCAGCGCAGGATGACGGCGCTTCACCTCGTGCTCGGCGCGCCTGACGGTCTACGTCATGCTGGCTGCGACCTTCTTCCCGCGGCACTCCGGCACGGTCGTGTTTTCCATGTACGTCATCTCGATTCTGCTCGTCATCGCCGCCGGGCTGGTCATGCGCTCCACGCTGTGGCGCACGATGGGATCCGCGCCGCTGGCTCCCGTGTTCGAGCCCGCGGGATTCGGCTCGTGGTCGCTGACCGACCCGCTGATCACCGGATTCGTGGCCAAGGAGGCCGTCATCTCCAGCTGGGCGCAGACCTACTCCGTTGAGGAGCCCGCGGCCTTGGAGGAGAAGATCCGGGAGGACTTCGATACAGCCTCCGGCGGGCACGCCGCCGCGGCGGTGTGGGCGTTTTTGATTTTCCTCCTCTCCCACACCCCGTGCGTGGCCACCCTCGCCGCCCAGCGCCGCGAGATCGGGCTGAGATGGACCCTGTTCGGACTGGTCACGCAGCTCACCACGGCCTGGGTGCTCGCGGTGGCCACCTTCCAGATCCTCAAGGTGGTGCTCTAGATAGGACCGATGTCCACGGTGATGAACGCGATTCGCGCCGGCGCCACAGGCCGCGCCGACATTGTGCGGCGCACCGGCCTGACCCGCGCGACCGTCGACGCCGTCATCGAGCGCCTCGAGGCGATGGGGCAGCTGCGCCGCGAGGGCCTGAACTCTACCTGCGCCGCCGGGGGCTGCGGCAGTTGCTCCTCCAACGACGCCTGTTCCATTCAGCAGGGCCCGGTCGCGCTGGTGCTGGGCGTGCGGCCGTCCTAGCCTTGGGGTATGAGACGAGGCATGCAACCCACCCTCGATGACGTTGTAGAGCGCGCCCACGTGGTCGCTCTCCCGATGGCGGTGCGTTTCCGGGGCGTCGATACGCGCGAAGCCTTGCTTATCGACGGCCCCGCGGGCTGGGGCGAATTCTCCCCATTCCTGGAGTACGGGCCGGAAGAATCGGCCTCCTGGCTCGCGTCCGGTATCGAGGCCGCGTTCGAGGGCCTGCCGGCCGCCGACGGCTGGGTGGAGGTCAACGGGACGGTCCCGGCAGTGGCGCCGGGCGAGGTTGAGTCGGTGCTCGAGCGCTTCGAGGGGGTGCGCACCTTCAAAATCAAGGTGGCGGAGACCGGGCAATCGCTTGACGACGACATCGCCCGCGTCGCCACCGTCCGCGCCCTGCGCCCGGACGCGACGCTGCGCGTGGACGCGAACCGCGGGTGGAGCGTGGATGAGGCTGTCGCCGCCGCGCGCGCACTGGGAGAGCTCGAGTACATCGAGCAGCCCTGCGCCACGGTGGAGGAGCTGGCGCGGGTGCGCGAGCTCGTGGACACCCCGATCGCCGCCGACGAGTCCATCCGCCGCGCCGCGGACCCGTACCGGGTATCCACGCTGGGGGCCGCGGATGTGGCCGTGGTCAAGGCCGCGCCGCTGGGCGGGGTGCGCGCGCTGCTGCGCATCAGCGCCGAGCTCGGGCTGGACGTGACGGTGGCCAGCGCGCTGGACACCTCCGTGGGCATCGGGGCCGGCCTGGTGGCCGCCAAGCTCACGGGGTCGCGGCCGGCGGGGCTGGCCACCCAGCGCCTGTTCGTCGAGGATGTTGCCGCCCCGCGAGAGCTTGTCGACGGCCGCCTGGCCGTACGCGACCTCCCTCCCGACCCGGATCGCCTACACGCGCTGCGCGCGCCGCGCGAGCGCCGCGAGTGGTGGCTGCGCCGCGTGCGGGAATGCTTCGCATACTTATAAGGGGTAGTGGAGATTCGCTGTATTTATGTAGGCGAACTTAAACTGTGGTGGAAATTTCCTACATGTTGAAGGGATGCCCGTGTCCACCACAGTTTCTGACCGCCAGACTGTCTTGTCTGACGGCGATCTCGCCAAAGCCCCCGACCCCAAAGAGTGGCGCCGCCAGCTCATCGGGCTCATCGGCGGCGTCCTGCTCGCCGCGATCGTCTACGTCATCTTCCCGGAGGGGGCTCCCGAGACGGTCGCCCAGTCCGCGGGCGCGACAGAGGGCACCGAGTACTCCGCCCAGGCCATGCGCGTCGTGGCAGCCACGACCGTCCTCATGGCCGTGTGGTGGATGACGGAGGCGCTCCCGCTGGCCGCCACCGCGCTGCTGCCGATCGCGATTTTCCCGCTCGCGGCGGTCGCCCCGTTCTCGGCGGTGGCCTCCCCGTACGCGTCGTCGACAATCTTTCTGTTCCTCGGCGGCTTCCTCATGGCGCTCGGCCTGCAGCGCTGGAACCTGCACCGTCGTCTAGCCCTCGCGGTGGTCTCTGTGGTGGGAACCAGCCCGAAGCGCATCGTGCTCGGGTTCATGATCGCCACGGGGTTCATGTCTATGTGGGTTTCCAACACCGCCACCGCCGTCGTCATGCTCCCGATCGGCGTGTCCGTGCTCGCGCTGACAGCCGACTCCGTGGGCGGGATGGCCAACCAGAAGAATTTCGCCACCGCGCTCATGCTCGCTACCGCCTACTCGGCATCCATCGGCTCCCTGGGAACGCTGATCGGCACCCCGCCGAACGCGCTGCTCGCCGGCTACATGAAGGAGGCGCACGGCGTCACGATCGGCTTCGGCCAGTGGATGCTCGTCGGCATGCCGGTCGCGATCGTGTTCACCGTGCTCGCCTGGCTGGTGCTGATCACGGTGTTCGCGCCGGAAATCGACGAGATCCCCGGCGGCAGGGCGCTCATCCGGGAGGAAATGGACAAGCTGGGCAAGTGGAACTTCGCGCAGGTCGCCGTCGGTGTCATCTTCCTGCTGGCCGCGCTCGCCTGGATTGCCATCCCGCTGGCCCGCGACTACTTCGGCTGGGACTTCCCCTACGACGATGCCGTCGTCGGCATCATCGCGGGGCTGCTCATGTTCGCTGTCCCGGTGGAGAAGAGCGGCAAGCGCATCATCGACTGGAAGACGGCCTCGGAGGTCCCCTGGGACGTGCTGATCCTCTTCGGCGGCGGGCTATCGCTCTCGGCTATGTTCACCGCCACCGGGCTGTCCCTGTGGATCGGCGAGGCCGCGAAGAACCTGTCCGCTCTCCCGGTCTTCCTGCTTATCCTCGCGGTGTCTGCGCTGGTGCTGGGGCTCACGGAGCTGACCTCCAACACCGCCACGGCCGCGACATTCCTGCCCATCATGGGCGGAGTGGCCGTGGGCATCGGCCTGACCCAGGGCGGTGACATCAACGTGCTGCTGCTGGCCATTCCGGTAGCGCTCTCGGCCACCTGCGCCTTCATGCTCCCGGTGGCTACACCGCCCAACGCCATCGCGTACTCCTCCGGCTACGTCACCATGGGGCAGATGCTCAAGGGAGGCATCTGGCTCAACCTCATCGTGCTGGTGCTCATCTCGCTGGCCACCTACTTCATCGCCGTGCCGGTGTTCGGCCTGACCGTCTAGGCCCGCGCTAGTGTTGAGTCCCATGGACTCCAACGAGACCCGCCAATTCGGGCGCCAGCAACCGCAGGAACCGCCACAACCGCCCCGCCGACCCCAGCAGTACTTCCCGGACCCGGCCGAGGCGCAATGGGAAGAGCCCCAGTACGACGCTGAGCCGGTCTACGACACGCCCGCCCCGCGCGAGAGCCGTGAGAACCGTGAGAATCAGGGCGCGGGCACGGCCGCGGTCGCGCTCGGCGTGATCGCCGCCGTCGCGACGGCGGCGGCGGCGCTGTTCATGTTCCTGTGGCGCGGTGCGGCGGAGGAGGCGAACCGGCCGCCGGTGACCCAGACGGTAACGAGCACGC containing:
- a CDS encoding o-succinylbenzoate synthase; protein product: MQPTLDDVVERAHVVALPMAVRFRGVDTREALLIDGPAGWGEFSPFLEYGPEESASWLASGIEAAFEGLPAADGWVEVNGTVPAVAPGEVESVLERFEGVRTFKIKVAETGQSLDDDIARVATVRALRPDATLRVDANRGWSVDEAVAAARALGELEYIEQPCATVEELARVRELVDTPIAADESIRRAADPYRVSTLGAADVAVVKAAPLGGVRALLRISAELGLDVTVASALDTSVGIGAGLVAAKLTGSRPAGLATQRLFVEDVAAPRELVDGRLAVRDLPPDPDRLHALRAPRERREWWLRRVRECFAYL
- a CDS encoding SLC13 family permease gives rise to the protein MPVSTTVSDRQTVLSDGDLAKAPDPKEWRRQLIGLIGGVLLAAIVYVIFPEGAPETVAQSAGATEGTEYSAQAMRVVAATTVLMAVWWMTEALPLAATALLPIAIFPLAAVAPFSAVASPYASSTIFLFLGGFLMALGLQRWNLHRRLALAVVSVVGTSPKRIVLGFMIATGFMSMWVSNTATAVVMLPIGVSVLALTADSVGGMANQKNFATALMLATAYSASIGSLGTLIGTPPNALLAGYMKEAHGVTIGFGQWMLVGMPVAIVFTVLAWLVLITVFAPEIDEIPGGRALIREEMDKLGKWNFAQVAVGVIFLLAALAWIAIPLARDYFGWDFPYDDAVVGIIAGLLMFAVPVEKSGKRIIDWKTASEVPWDVLILFGGGLSLSAMFTATGLSLWIGEAAKNLSALPVFLLILAVSALVLGLTELTSNTATAATFLPIMGGVAVGIGLTQGGDINVLLLAIPVALSATCAFMLPVATPPNAIAYSSGYVTMGQMLKGGIWLNLIVLVLISLATYFIAVPVFGLTV